A genomic segment from Polyangium mundeleinium encodes:
- a CDS encoding extracellular solute-binding protein gives MTVALYPFLPDYQSLFSDIEHSFERDHPDVDLQIIDLSSNYYNEDDPQAITNTDAQVYELDGVFLADFIDQKRIQALPEELVPPANTMVQVAENSAKVENEWWGVPHWACTNYLFYRSGDQLESAGTLKDIESVIGANHSPDQGLLVDAKGKSTLGELYLDATLDELGDLSAAEPYLLDTSLLSSATANLQRAISLCDTGMCRDSDYHEATGFYARQFARKRGRALAGYSERLYYIALEQRESCQKGECLDLEDIEMKPLPLSDKGSHPFAWVDMLTISTTCDENCLPDATAFIAHVTSAAEVKRSLLPARYGAPPRYLLPARADMYTDEDVLAEAPLYSKLQPALSGAIPVQGQKLNARLRAIGKKLDNEILVP, from the coding sequence TTGACAGTCGCCCTCTACCCCTTCCTGCCTGATTACCAGAGCCTCTTTTCTGATATCGAACACAGCTTCGAGCGCGACCACCCCGACGTTGACCTGCAGATCATCGACCTTTCTTCCAATTACTACAACGAGGACGATCCCCAGGCGATCACAAATACCGACGCACAAGTCTACGAGCTCGACGGCGTCTTCTTGGCGGACTTCATAGACCAGAAGCGGATCCAGGCGCTTCCAGAGGAACTGGTGCCCCCCGCGAACACCATGGTTCAGGTGGCGGAGAACTCCGCGAAAGTCGAGAATGAGTGGTGGGGCGTGCCCCATTGGGCCTGCACGAACTACCTATTCTATCGATCGGGAGACCAGCTCGAAAGCGCGGGCACGCTCAAAGATATCGAGTCGGTGATAGGAGCCAACCATTCGCCGGATCAAGGACTTCTGGTCGACGCGAAAGGCAAGTCGACCTTAGGAGAACTGTACCTCGATGCCACGCTTGATGAGCTCGGGGACCTGTCCGCTGCAGAACCGTATCTGCTTGACACAAGCCTTCTCAGCAGCGCGACCGCAAATCTTCAGAGAGCCATCTCTCTCTGCGACACAGGCATGTGCCGCGATTCCGATTATCACGAGGCAACCGGCTTCTACGCGCGACAATTTGCGAGAAAGCGTGGTCGAGCACTCGCGGGATACTCCGAGCGTCTGTACTATATCGCGTTGGAGCAACGCGAATCCTGTCAAAAAGGTGAATGCCTCGACCTCGAGGACATCGAGATGAAGCCGCTTCCGCTCTCCGACAAGGGTTCGCATCCCTTTGCGTGGGTAGACATGTTGACCATCTCGACGACCTGCGACGAGAATTGCTTGCCCGATGCCACCGCGTTCATCGCTCATGTCACGAGCGCAGCGGAAGTGAAACGCTCGCTGTTGCCGGCTCGCTACGGAGCGCCCCCGCGGTATCTGCTCCCTGCCCGAGCCGATATGTATACGGACGAGGATGTTCTTGCCGAGGCGCCGCTCTACAGCAAGCTACAGCCCGCACTTTCAGGCGCCATTCCCGTGCAAGGACAAAAGCTCAATGCACGCCTGCGCGCCATCGGAAAGAAACTCGACAATGAGATCCTCGTGCCGTGA